GACAACCAGCGCGGTAGCGTTGTCCCGTCCGCCCGCTTCGAGCGCGCGTTTGACGAGTCGCTCCGCCGCGTGCTGGGGCGAATCCGGATCAAGCAACAAGTCGGCGAGTACGCGGTCGGCCAACACGCCGTGAACCCCGTCGCTGCACAAGACAAAACGGTCGTCGGGTCTGAGGGGTTCGACGCTGTGGTCGATACGGAGGGTGTCCTCGATCCCAACGGCCCGGTACAAGACGTGGTGAAGATCGGGATGGCGCAGGGTGTGATCGATGGTCAACCTCGCCAAGCGGCCGTCGCGCCAACGATACACCCGACTGTCGCCCACGTGGACCACGTGCGCTTCGCGGCCGCGGACGATCAACGCACTGAAGGTCGTGGCCATGTTGGCCAGGCAGGGGTCGAGGCGGCCCTGCGCAAAGACCCACCGGTTCATCGCATCCAGCGCTCGGCCCGCGGCTCGCTCCACCCCGATGGTCTCGGGCGAGCCGTAGTAGCCGTCGACAAATCCCCGCACCGTCAGTTCGGCGGCGGTCCGGCCTCCCAGCGAGCCACCCACGCCGTCCGCCACCGCGGCCACCACCCCGCGCAGCGCGCGTTGGGTCTCGTCGCCGAGAAACACCCCGACGTAGTCTTCATTGCGCTCCCGAGCCCCGCGCTCGCTCGCGAACCCGATCTCCGTGGTCAACACGCCACCCGCCATGAGAACGACTCTTCTCTATCTCTCGCAGGCTGCTCAAAAAGGTTCAGATGCAAGGCGGAGCGAGCACCGCACCGCAGCGTACTGTGTGCGTACGTGAGGAGCGGATGCGCAGCGACAACGCCGCAGATGGACCTTTTTCAGCAGCCTCTCAGACCCGCGCGCCGGATACCGCACCCCACGTCGTCCTCCAGCGAGCCTTCACCGCCACGAGCCCCACCAACCCCACCAGCGCAAAACCCGAAAAGAGCAGAAACCCCAGGGTGAAGCCTCCGGTGAGCCCGGCCGACCACCCGAGCGTCTTGGCGAGCACGAATCCGCCCACGCCCCCGGCCGCGCCGACCAACCCGGTGGTCACGCCGATTTCATGGCGAAACCGCAGGGGAACCAACTGAAAGACCGACCCATTGCCCATCCCCAACGCCATGGCCCCTACGAAAAAGACCGCCACCGATGTCCACGCGATCCCCGGCAGTGAATCAAGCGTCCACCCCCCGCTTGCGGGGCGAGGCCCCTCGGGCATCCAGGCCACCGTCAGATACGCGCACCCCACCACTGCAAACAGCAATTGCAACGTCCGAATGCCGCCGAATCGATCCGCCAGCCAGCCGCCGGCCGGTCTGAAAATCGACCCGGCGAACACCACCAAGGCCGCCATCAGTCCGGCGGTGACGCCGGACACATGATACCAGTGCGTGAAATACAACGGGAGGGCGCTGCTCAGGCCCACAAACCCGCCGAATGTGATGGAGTAAAATCCCATGAACCACCAGGTGTCGTTGTCCGCCAACACCGCGGCGTACCGGCGCCACGCGACCGGCGCCCGTTGATCCGGAGCGTCTTTGGCCATCCACGTATACAGAAAAAACACGATCGTCACCGGAACCAGCAGCACCCCGAACACGGATTGCCACCCAAACCGCTCGGCCAACGACGGCACCACCAAGGCGTCAAGCACCACGCCCATGTTGCCCGCACCGGCAATCCCCATGACCAAGCCTTGGTACCGGGGCGGATACCACCGGCTGGCCTGGGGTAACGCCACGGCAAAACTCGCCCCGGCTACGCCCAAGACTACCCCCATTAATTCAACGGCAAGTTTGCTGTGCAGGCCGATCAACCACGCGTACGCCAGCCCGACCATGACGATCAGTTGGCCCAATTGACCGGTGCGCTTGGGACCAAGGTAATCGGCCAGCAGCCCGAGCGGGACTCTGAGCGCGGCGCCGCACAGAATAGGGATGGCGACGATCGAGAACTGCTCGCCAACCCCCAATTGGAGGTCGCGGGTCAGATAGAGCGACAACGGGCCCAGGACCACCCAGACCATGAAACTCAGATCAAAATATAAAAATGCCGCCACCAGCGTGGGCCAGTGACCGGCGCGACGAAACTCCTGCAGGTTGAACACGAGAGATCTCCTTGTCGATTTCGGCGACAAGGAGCAAGCGGGATGCCACGAGCAGTGGGCGAACCAATACGCAGATTCGACGCAGATCAACAAAAACGTCGAACATAAATGTCGCTTTACGACAGTCTAGTCGTAAGCGACGGGACTTGGATATCCCGACGCGACCGTGTACCCCCGATCAGCGCTGTTCAGCAACAAGCGCGGGCCGCTGCTCGCGAGAGTCGATCTTGATTACACCGGTACCTCGGCGGCCTTGGCCGCGTCGATCATCACGCCCGACAGCAGCGTGTAGGCCGCGACCCACGCGTCCTTCACCTGGGGGGTGAACGATTTCCCCAGCCCCAGCTCCAGTGTCCAGATCAGGGCGGCTCCCACCGTGTCGTAATGTCCCGGCGTGACGCCGTACCCCACGTGACGTTTCCCCAACTGTTGGACAGCCGGCACGATCTCGTCCAGCCTGGTGAGACCGTTAACCGCCACGCTGATCATTTGCATCAGCTTTTTCCCCTGCTCGACCATGTCGCCCTTGAAGAGCGCTTTGAGCTCGGGATCGAGCTCGAACAGGCGGCCGTAGAAGAGCGCCGCAGCCTGATCGGCGATCGGGGCGACCTGCTTGAAACTGCTCTGGACCAATGTGATCTGTTCCGGAGTCATGTCGGTTCCTTTCCTCAGGGTGAACGTCGGTGGATGGGCTTGACTCAGCCGTTCAACGGAATTCGAATCACCACGCCGCCCATGACGTCACCCATCTTGAAGTCTTTTTTGGGCGAATCCGGATGGGCGTTGTGGCAGGCCACGCACACGGGCGCGACCGCGATGTCGGGGTAGACCGCCGTGAAGTACGTTCTGCCGCCCAAGTCTTCTTTGGTGTAGTAGGTCTTCCCGGTATTGTCCGCCACGTACTGCAGCCCCGTCTTTTCCGCCTGGGTCTTGGGCGCGTTTTGTTTGTTCACCGGCCACAGCGACTGAAGCGAGTAACTGAAATCCACGCCCTCGAGTTTCTGCGCGCGCTCCTTGGCCAGCTCGGACCCGAAACGAAACATCTGCGCCGGCAGGGGAACCGCCTTGTCGTCTTCGAAGTGCTCCGACGCCTTGATCACCTTTTCCTTCATGACCAGCCGGTTGACGATCTTTTGGGTGTAGACGCTGCGGTCCGAGTCCAAGACGAGGTGCAGCGCGTCCGCCATCACCTTGACCGGCACCATTTCCGCGCTGTCGGAAGCCGCGAGCGTCGCCCCTCCCGCGGTCATGAGAACCACCGCACATGCCAACCCAACCCCAGCACTCCACTTTCGTTGCATGGTTTTCTCCTCCTGTCGGTGACGTTGTTGTACAGCGACGGTGCGCCCCTCTTCGCTCCCGAGGTACGTCCGTCGGTTCAGAAGCCGAACATCCCCGCGAGATCGTCGGCCTCGCCGTCCTGTGTCGCGCGTTTCTCTCGTTGCGCCTTGTCGTACTCCGCGGCCATGGACATGGTTGGCACCTTGGTGCGGGGTCGTTCCGCAAAGTTGTTCGTGATCAACGCGGGGTCTGCCAGCGCGTCGATGGAAAAACCCAGGCCGTGGCAATGCAGACACGCGGGACGGATCATCTTGGAGTTCGGGGACAAGGTGGCGCTCTGGTTATGGTCCACCACGATCCGGCTCACGAACTCGTCCACGTCCATGCGGACGCGCGGCATGTGACAGGTGGCGCAGGATACCCCTGATCCCGAAGGCGCGGTCCCGGCCAGTTCTTGTTGCCACACCCGATAGTGGGAAGACGCTTTGTACGCCAGGCTGTGCTCGTCGCGGTGGCAGCCGAGGCAAGCCTCCGCTGCGGCGCGGCGCGAATCGAACGCGTGGGCGCCGTGGCAGGCCGTACACGTGAGCGGTTTCTCGTGGGCATCGGCCACCATGGGCAGGCGCGCGGCTGCGGGCGTCATGGGAGACAGGCCGCGCTCGATCCGCATCCCGTGTTTGCCCTTCATGAATCGTGCGACCTCAAGACCGTGGCACGCCCCGCACCCGCGCTGATCCGGGTGATCGTCCCATGCAGGGTTGGCGGCTTTCTCGCGCGTGATCACGTGGCAGGCGCTGCAGTTGACCCCGGAACGGCTGTGGGCCGTGTCGAGCCATTCACGTCTGAGGTTGAGGGCGTTATCCGGAGAGTCCGGTCCATCGGCATCCGTTAGGGACAACGCCCGCCGGGGGTAACGAGCGCGGGGATAGTCCACGATCGCATCCACCACGCTGCCGAATTCCCGAGCCGGCACCGCGGCTGCGGGGCGCGTAGCCGGCTCGTCCAGGTGCTTGACCAAGAAATCGGTGTACAGGGCTTGGTTGTCGTGAAAGTTGTGGCAGCCAGAATCTCGACACGTGCTGAACGCGAGGCCTTCGTGGCTTGGACGATCTTTGGCGACATCGCGGTGACAATGGACGCAGAAATCAGCCGGCTGGGTGAGGCCGTTCTTCGCAGTGATCTCCGGCCGATGTTCGGTGTGGCAGGTGGTGCAGTGCAGGGCATCGATTTTCCCCAGACGGTCGGCGTTGCGAGGGTCGGTGAACTTAGCCTTGGGATGGCTGTCGAACGGCTTCTTGCGCACGTCGCCGTGGCACTCCACGCAGGCCTCCTGGAGGGACTCCACCCCACCGAACGGATTGCGATGGCACGCGCGGCAGGCCTGCGACAATTGATGGTGGCCCGCGGTCAGTTCACCAGGCATGAACACGGTCTTGTTTTCCCCCCGCGTCAACGCGAACGCCAAACAGCCCGCAAACGCGGCCGACGATAGCAGCCACCATCCCCAGAGCCACAGCGCCTTTCCACGGACCATCCCCGGCCGGACGATCAGAAGTAGTAGGACTTGAGCACATGGAACGCCAGCAACACCGGCACGGGCCACAACCACACCAGGTGAAGCCACACCGCGTTGGCCCGCACCCGCCGCGCCGAGTCCGGCGGCAGGCGGTGTTCCAGCCCCATGACCAGACTTGCCGCCGCGCCCGACGCCACCATGCCGACGAACGAGGCCATCAGCCACCAATTCAGGTTCGATCCCATGCGCAGGCCGGTGTGCGCGACTAAGATCAGGGCTGCCACGCCTCCAAGGACCACGTGCCCCGTCCTCCATCGCCCGTAGCGCGTGGGGGAACCGCGGACCACGCGTTTGCGAAAACTGAAGAGCGCGAGCAGTGCCGACAGTCCCACCAGCGTGAACCCCGACGCTTGCTTGAGGACCGCGTCGCGCCAGAGTTGATCCCACGCCCAAGCCAGGTGCGTGGTCGTACTGAAGGAAATGACCCACGGACCCACAACTCCGGCCGAGGCAACCAGGACCAACACCGCGATCACGATCAGCGTACGGAACGCGGCCGCAGGTTGAATCGCCGCCGTTCCTCCGAGCAACTCGACGAGCAAGGGCCGGCAGCTTCCGCACACGGTCGATGCACGCGTGGCGGTCGCCAACGCCTCCACGGTGGCACACCCCGCCGCCGCCGCGGCGCTCAGGGCCCCGCGCGTGACACCCGTGCACGTGCACACCACCATCCGCGACGGCCATTGGCCCACGCACCGGCCCGTTCCGGAACACCAAACCTCGCCGCGCCGCCGGAAGCGCGCCAGCTGCCAGGGCCACACCCGTCGCTTCAACATCACGAGTTCCTGGATCCGGGCCAATCCGGCGGCCTGTCCCAAAACGATGGCGCCGACCGCGCGTCCCCGATCCAGCACGAGCTTGCAGTACACCCCTGATTCCGGACGTGCGTAGGTGATGCACCGCAGCGACGGCGAGAGATCCATCTCGTTGACCGCGCCGATACTGAACAACGGTCGATCGATCACTTTGAGCCTGGTCGCCGCAATCGAACCGTTGTAGCGCGATGCGCCCCCGAGGATGCAGTGGGCCGCCACCGCGCTCTGTTCCAGGCCGGGTGCCACGAGACCGTAGGTCCGTCCGCGGTGTTCGGCGCACTCGCCCACCGCGTAGATCCTGGGGTCGGTGGTTTGCATGCGATCGTTGACCCGGATGCCTCGCCCGATGCTCAAGCCGTGCGCGGCCGCAAGATCCACGTTGGGGATGATGCCGACCGCCACGACCAGCGTGTCGCATTCGACGGTCCGCCCGCTCGCAAGCCGGACCGCGGTCACGCGATCGTTCCCAAGGATCTCCTTCACCCCGTCCGCAAGCACGACCGAAATCCCTAACGAGACCACGTGCCGTCGCAATATTTCACCGGCTTCATCGTCGAGCTGCTGCCACATCAAACGCGCGTTGTGCTCGATGACCGTGACCTGGGTGTGATCGCGCTGCATGGCGCGGGCCACTTCCAGCCCGAGCAGTCCTCCGCCCAACACCACGGTGTGTCGGCTCCGGACGCGCCGGGCGAGCAAGGCCTGCGCGTTGCTCAGGTTGCGAAAGGTATAGACTCCGAGGCGATCAATGCCGGGAATGGCCGGAATCCTGGGTCGGGATCCGACCGCCAGTACCAGGTTGGAGTACGGCTGCACCTCCCCGGTCGAGTCCGTCACCGTGCACGCGTCTCTGTCTATGGCCACGACTTCGCAGGAATGGCGCTGGACCACGTGATGGTCGTCGGGGACCACGAGCTGGTTGATCAGCGCGGTGTAACCGACCTCGCCAGCCAACAATGCCGAGAGCTTGACCCGATCGTAGGGTTGCCACGGCTCGTTGCCGTACAGCACCACCGGATGCCGGGGATCGCGCGTGAGGAGCTCCCGCGCCGTGCTAATCCCCACCGGTCCCATCCCCACGATCACCGTCGGGAGGGGACCGATTGCCGGAACCTCGGCCGTCTCTGTTGCGCTGGGCGCGCGTTTAGCTGTGGCGAATACCATGAACGACGTCGACTCAACCCAGTGCAATGACGAGTGGTCGGGCGGCCTCAAGCGTGGGAAGGCCCGTTGGAGAAACCAGGCCCCATCACTCCCGCCCCTGCACCCACAGCTACGCAAGCGCAATGCCAGACAGCGCGACCTCGAAAATCGCGGCGCGCGGCCTGAGATCACGACGGCTCGGACAGAAGTGTTGGAACCAGCGACACGAGTGTTGTTGCACGGTCGATGTGTGAACAAGGAGTAGGCAATGACGCGGACGCGTCCACCAGCCCGCGGAAGACACGCGTGGTCTCAGGTACGGGCCGCACGGGAGCGCGCGGTCCACAGACAATGCCTTTAGACGGTTACAACCTTGGTAGGCTCGTTGGCGTACGGGCGACCGTGAGGTTTGGTGGACTTTTCGTCCGCAGGCCTCTCGTGGATTTTGGCATAGAGAAAGTGCAGAACAGCGTGCCGAAAGCGGTTGTACTGCGGGCTATTGGCCAGTGCGACCCGGTCCCGCGGTCTCGGAAGATCAACGGTCAATACCTCCCCGATCGTGGCGGAGGGCCCATTGGTCATCATCACGATTCGATCGGACAACAACACCGCTTCGTCCACATCGTGGGTGATCATGATCACGGTATTGCCCAATTTCGAGTGGATCTCCATCAACGAGTCCTGTAACTGGGCCCTGGTCAGAGCGTCCAGAGCGCCAAAGGGCTCGTCCATCAGCAAGATGGCCGGCTCCATCGCCAGCGCGCGCGCGATCCCGACTCGCTGCTTCATTCCCCCGGAGATCTGATCCGGGCGCTTGTCCAGCGCGTGTTCCATGTGGACCAGTTGAAGATTATGGACGATCCAATCCCGCATCTCCGCTTTGGTCTTTTTGCCCTTGAACACGCGCTTGACCGCCAGTTCGACATTTTGGTACGCGGTGAGCCAGGGGAGGAGCGAATGGTTTTGAAACACGACCGCGCGCTCCGGTCCGGGCTCCGTGATTTCCTTTCCGTCGAGTATGGCTCCGCCTTCGGTGGCGCGATAGAGGCCCGCGACAATGTTCAAGACCGTCGACTTACCGCAGCCGGAATGGCCGATCAGCGAGATGAACTCACCCCGGTTGATCTTCAGATTGATGTTGTCCAGAGCTCTGAAAGAACCCGCCGGAGCGGGGAAATCCATGGACAGTCCCGTCAATTCGAGCTGGGGCATCGACAACACGTTCACCTCCGGATTCAACGACTTTGACTAGCGCAGCACGGCCGACTTGTCCCACGAGACCAGTTTCTGCAGCGTGAGCATGGAGCGATCCAAGACAAAGCCGATCGACCCGATAACGAGCACCGCCACCATGATGCGGCCCAGCGAATTGGAGCTGCCGTTCTGGAATTCGTCCCAGACGAATTTCCCGAGGCCTGGATTCTGGGCCAACATTTCTGCGGCAATGAGCACCATCCACGCGGTCCCCAGGCTGAGGCGCAGCCCCGTGAACACCATGGGAATCGCGGACGGCAGCACGATCCTTCGCACGTGCGTCAACCAACTGAGGCGGAGCACTTTGCTGACATTGTTGAGATCGTTGCTCACGCTCACCACGCCCACGGCGGTGTTGATCAGGGTCGGCCACAGACTGCACAGCAACACGGTGAACATGGAGTTCAGGAACGATTTGGCAAACATCGGCTCCTGACTCACGTACACCGCGCTCACCACCATCGTCACCAGCGGGAGCCACGCGAGCGGTGATACGGGCTTGAAGACTTGGATCAGCGGATTCACCGCCGCGTACACCCCGGAACTGAGCCCGATCAAAATCCCGAACGGTATGGCGATCACCGACGCCAGCAAGAACCCCGTCATCGCGGTGTAGAGGCTGGTCCAGATCTGATCGAAAAAGGTGTCTTTCCCCGTGTACTCTCGCCGCTTGATCTCGGCGTTCGCGTCCTCGGCCAACAGGGCTTGGTTGCGTTCCTCTTGGCGCTCATAGAACGCCGCTGCTTTGGCACGCTCCTGATTGTGTTCATCCACGAGGTTTCGCGCCTGGGACCAGACCTCTACCGGACCGGGAAACTTCCCGAGAGACGTATCGATTCGTGGAGCAGCCATCTGCCACAAAATCAGGAACACCGACACTCCGACGAGTGGGACGATCAGGCCCTTTAGAACGGCAGCCGACCGTAGAAGCAACGCAGGACCCTTTATTCCCCTAGACCCGTCGTCTTGATTGCGCGTCAAGAGAAAACTCATCACTTTCATGGCCATGCTGGGATCTTTGTGAACGAGTGCTTGGTGACTGGACACGTCGCGGCTCCGCTTAAAGCTTGGTCTTCCCCTTCAACCCGATTTTGAATTGTTCCAGGTAGTGGTTGGGCTTCCTCCCGTCAAACGCGACCCCGTCGATGAATTCGGTTTGGGGCGGACGGAACCCGGTCTCTTTGTCGAACGCTGGAAACTCACTCGCCGACATCTTGCCTTCGGCGATCAGCGCCTCGGCCGCCTGACGATAAATGTCCGTCCGGTACACCTTTTTCGCCACATCGAGGTACCAACTATCCGGCTTGTACTCGGAAATCTGGCCCCACCGTCGCATCTGGGTCAGATACCAAACCG
This sequence is a window from Nitrospirota bacterium. Protein-coding genes within it:
- a CDS encoding MFS transporter yields the protein MFNLQEFRRAGHWPTLVAAFLYFDLSFMVWVVLGPLSLYLTRDLQLGVGEQFSIVAIPILCGAALRVPLGLLADYLGPKRTGQLGQLIVMVGLAYAWLIGLHSKLAVELMGVVLGVAGASFAVALPQASRWYPPRYQGLVMGIAGAGNMGVVLDALVVPSLAERFGWQSVFGVLLVPVTIVFFLYTWMAKDAPDQRAPVAWRRYAAVLADNDTWWFMGFYSITFGGFVGLSSALPLYFTHWYHVSGVTAGLMAALVVFAGSIFRPAGGWLADRFGGIRTLQLLFAVVGCAYLTVAWMPEGPRPASGGWTLDSLPGIAWTSVAVFFVGAMALGMGNGSVFQLVPLRFRHEIGVTTGLVGAAGGVGGFVLAKTLGWSAGLTGGFTLGFLLFSGFALVGLVGLVAVKARWRTTWGAVSGARV
- a CDS encoding globin family protein, which produces MTPEQITLVQSSFKQVAPIADQAAALFYGRLFELDPELKALFKGDMVEQGKKLMQMISVAVNGLTRLDEIVPAVQQLGKRHVGYGVTPGHYDTVGAALIWTLELGLGKSFTPQVKDAWVAAYTLLSGVMIDAAKAAEVPV
- a CDS encoding DUF3365 domain-containing protein yields the protein MQRKWSAGVGLACAVVLMTAGGATLAASDSAEMVPVKVMADALHLVLDSDRSVYTQKIVNRLVMKEKVIKASEHFEDDKAVPLPAQMFRFGSELAKERAQKLEGVDFSYSLQSLWPVNKQNAPKTQAEKTGLQYVADNTGKTYYTKEDLGGRTYFTAVYPDIAVAPVCVACHNAHPDSPKKDFKMGDVMGGVVIRIPLNG
- a CDS encoding cytochrome c3 family protein; this encodes MVRGKALWLWGWWLLSSAAFAGCLAFALTRGENKTVFMPGELTAGHHQLSQACRACHRNPFGGVESLQEACVECHGDVRKKPFDSHPKAKFTDPRNADRLGKIDALHCTTCHTEHRPEITAKNGLTQPADFCVHCHRDVAKDRPSHEGLAFSTCRDSGCHNFHDNQALYTDFLVKHLDEPATRPAAAVPAREFGSVVDAIVDYPRARYPRRALSLTDADGPDSPDNALNLRREWLDTAHSRSGVNCSACHVITREKAANPAWDDHPDQRGCGACHGLEVARFMKGKHGMRIERGLSPMTPAAARLPMVADAHEKPLTCTACHGAHAFDSRRAAAEACLGCHRDEHSLAYKASSHYRVWQQELAGTAPSGSGVSCATCHMPRVRMDVDEFVSRIVVDHNQSATLSPNSKMIRPACLHCHGLGFSIDALADPALITNNFAERPRTKVPTMSMAAEYDKAQREKRATQDGEADDLAGMFGF
- a CDS encoding FAD-dependent oxidoreductase, which encodes MVFATAKRAPSATETAEVPAIGPLPTVIVGMGPVGISTARELLTRDPRHPVVLYGNEPWQPYDRVKLSALLAGEVGYTALINQLVVPDDHHVVQRHSCEVVAIDRDACTVTDSTGEVQPYSNLVLAVGSRPRIPAIPGIDRLGVYTFRNLSNAQALLARRVRSRHTVVLGGGLLGLEVARAMQRDHTQVTVIEHNARLMWQQLDDEAGEILRRHVVSLGISVVLADGVKEILGNDRVTAVRLASGRTVECDTLVVAVGIIPNVDLAAAHGLSIGRGIRVNDRMQTTDPRIYAVGECAEHRGRTYGLVAPGLEQSAVAAHCILGGASRYNGSIAATRLKVIDRPLFSIGAVNEMDLSPSLRCITYARPESGVYCKLVLDRGRAVGAIVLGQAAGLARIQELVMLKRRVWPWQLARFRRRGEVWCSGTGRCVGQWPSRMVVCTCTGVTRGALSAAAAAGCATVEALATATRASTVCGSCRPLLVELLGGTAAIQPAAAFRTLIVIAVLVLVASAGVVGPWVISFSTTTHLAWAWDQLWRDAVLKQASGFTLVGLSALLALFSFRKRVVRGSPTRYGRWRTGHVVLGGVAALILVAHTGLRMGSNLNWWLMASFVGMVASGAAASLVMGLEHRLPPDSARRVRANAVWLHLVWLWPVPVLLAFHVLKSYYF
- a CDS encoding ABC transporter ATP-binding protein, whose protein sequence is MPQLELTGLSMDFPAPAGSFRALDNINLKINRGEFISLIGHSGCGKSTVLNIVAGLYRATEGGAILDGKEITEPGPERAVVFQNHSLLPWLTAYQNVELAVKRVFKGKKTKAEMRDWIVHNLQLVHMEHALDKRPDQISGGMKQRVGIARALAMEPAILLMDEPFGALDALTRAQLQDSLMEIHSKLGNTVIMITHDVDEAVLLSDRIVMMTNGPSATIGEVLTVDLPRPRDRVALANSPQYNRFRHAVLHFLYAKIHERPADEKSTKPHGRPYANEPTKVVTV
- a CDS encoding ABC transporter permease; this translates as MKGPALLLRSAAVLKGLIVPLVGVSVFLILWQMAAPRIDTSLGKFPGPVEVWSQARNLVDEHNQERAKAAAFYERQEERNQALLAEDANAEIKRREYTGKDTFFDQIWTSLYTAMTGFLLASVIAIPFGILIGLSSGVYAAVNPLIQVFKPVSPLAWLPLVTMVVSAVYVSQEPMFAKSFLNSMFTVLLCSLWPTLINTAVGVVSVSNDLNNVSKVLRLSWLTHVRRIVLPSAIPMVFTGLRLSLGTAWMVLIAAEMLAQNPGLGKFVWDEFQNGSSNSLGRIMVAVLVIGSIGFVLDRSMLTLQKLVSWDKSAVLR